One window from the genome of Paraclostridium sordellii encodes:
- the csrA gene encoding carbon storage regulator CsrA: MLVITRKKDESLLIGDDIEIKIVKVEDGSVKLAIDAPKDKVILRKEIYENVKEENSKAITNINDIFKLFK; the protein is encoded by the coding sequence ATGTTAGTAATTACTAGAAAAAAAGATGAGTCTCTATTAATTGGAGATGATATAGAAATAAAAATAGTGAAGGTAGAAGATGGCAGTGTTAAATTAGCTATCGATGCACCTAAAGATAAGGTGATACTTAGAAAAGAGATTTATGAAAATGTAAAAGAGGAAAACTCTAAAGCTATAACTAACATTAATGATATTTTTAAGTTATTTAAGTAA
- the fliW gene encoding flagellar assembly protein FliW: protein MEILFEKGLPGFEDYKTFIIGEVEGNSKLKLINSIDNEHIGFIAISPFDIKKDYEIKLDDETVKFLKIESPEDVMLLNIITLGKTLEKSTVNLKAPLVINIKNNKGKQLILQNDKYAIKEPLTGVI, encoded by the coding sequence ATGGAAATATTATTTGAAAAAGGGCTTCCAGGTTTTGAAGATTATAAAACTTTTATAATTGGGGAAGTTGAAGGTAACTCTAAATTAAAATTAATTAATTCTATAGACAATGAACATATAGGATTCATAGCTATATCCCCTTTTGATATAAAAAAAGACTATGAAATAAAACTAGATGATGAAACAGTAAAGTTTTTAAAAATAGAATCGCCTGAAGATGTAATGCTGTTAAATATTATAACATTAGGAAAAACACTAGAAAAAAGCACGGTAAATTTAAAAGCTCCGTTAGTTATAAATATAAAAAACAATAAAGGTAAACAATTAATATTACAAAATGATAAGTATGCAATAAAAGAACCTTTAACAGGAGTGATATAA
- a CDS encoding flagellin N-terminal helical domain-containing protein — MRITNSSMITNHMFDTQQTLERMDTLNRQLDTSKQINRVSDDPHKAIKIMNLNNELKFTEKYNQNVEETVGWMNNTDSTLQEVGDLLGEIKTNILKVGNGTYNDEEIKAIHAEMNEKIKELGECLNSSHGGRHMFSGTAVGEVPMVMEEKDGVVTLKVNSAVNDKDLKAELSDGITVDYNVSAKEIFEKDGKNYLDQINNLSKLMNDISNGKDVEANKKELLGTVKDDIDGLFNHTIDTRTTFGVRVNTAEKIKDFNDENILNMKAVLSSEQDVDHVKKFIELKSAELVYNASVQVGAKLIQPTVLDYLR, encoded by the coding sequence ATGAGAATAACTAACTCTTCAATGATAACAAACCATATGTTTGATACACAGCAGACATTAGAAAGAATGGATACTTTAAATAGACAACTTGATACTAGTAAACAAATTAATAGAGTATCAGATGATCCTCATAAAGCTATAAAAATAATGAATTTAAATAATGAACTTAAATTCACTGAAAAATATAATCAAAATGTAGAAGAAACAGTAGGGTGGATGAATAATACTGATTCAACTTTACAAGAAGTAGGAGACCTTTTAGGTGAAATAAAAACTAATATATTAAAAGTAGGTAATGGGACTTACAATGATGAAGAAATAAAAGCGATACATGCAGAAATGAATGAAAAAATAAAAGAACTAGGAGAATGTTTAAATTCTTCTCATGGTGGAAGACATATGTTCTCTGGAACAGCAGTAGGTGAAGTTCCGATGGTTATGGAAGAAAAAGATGGAGTTGTTACCTTAAAAGTAAATTCAGCTGTAAATGATAAAGATTTAAAGGCTGAATTATCAGATGGAATAACTGTTGATTACAATGTTTCAGCTAAAGAAATCTTTGAAAAAGATGGGAAAAATTATTTAGATCAAATAAATAATTTATCAAAACTTATGAATGATATATCAAATGGTAAAGATGTAGAAGCTAACAAAAAAGAATTGCTTGGAACAGTAAAAGACGATATAGATGGTTTATTTAACCATACTATAGATACAAGAACTACTTTTGGAGTTAGAGTAAATACAGCTGAAAAAATAAAAGATTTTAATGACGAAAATATATTAAATATGAAAGCAGTTTTATCTTCAGAACAAGACGTAGATCATGTTAAGAAATTTATAGAGTTAAAATCAGCAGAACTAGTTTACAATGCGTCAGTTCAAGTTGGAGCAAAATTAATACAACCTACTGTACTAGATTATTTAAGATAA
- the flgK gene encoding flagellar hook-associated protein FlgK produces the protein MSGLLGSLQSARTGMSVSQASIQTTSHNLNNLNTPGYSRQRVEQSARSAYSYPGYSSTLGAGQLGTGVEATDITRIRNTFYDFQYRSETHGFGETGIKYDHYTTMENIFGEPSEVGISASINNFFTSWQELAKNPDDKGSKDIVIQNSDYLTKKISNAYSKLDNLSESAQKKLDENVKEVNGKLDQLKELDKQIRLIQGSGKSPNDLMDERDKILDDLSFKMNIHDEDVQKLMKNKIENGKDITIDDLKAIKTVSGEIKGSLEMIEKINGFKEDVKELAKGINDSVNKALGMDFFEVGTKPILKVKDDILNKTTDINVSADTAQKLYKLKDAKVSIGKDNITINNFYNDTIQRLGNECQEVRRNEKNQSKMIKEIQTSKLNVSGVSLDEEMISLVQYQHAYNASAKVVSTINSLLDVVINGLIR, from the coding sequence ATGTCAGGATTATTAGGTAGCTTACAATCAGCAAGAACAGGTATGAGTGTAAGTCAAGCATCAATACAAACAACTTCTCATAACTTAAACAATTTAAATACTCCTGGATACTCAAGACAAAGAGTTGAACAAAGTGCAAGAAGTGCATATAGCTATCCAGGATACAGCTCCACATTAGGGGCAGGGCAGTTAGGTACAGGAGTTGAAGCAACAGATATAACTAGAATAAGAAATACTTTTTATGATTTTCAATATAGAAGTGAAACTCATGGATTTGGTGAAACTGGTATAAAATATGATCACTATACAACTATGGAAAATATATTTGGAGAACCTTCAGAAGTTGGGATATCAGCATCTATAAATAATTTTTTTACAAGTTGGCAAGAACTTGCTAAAAATCCAGATGATAAAGGTTCAAAAGATATAGTTATACAAAATAGTGATTATTTAACAAAGAAGATAAGTAATGCTTATAGTAAATTAGATAATTTAAGTGAGTCTGCTCAAAAGAAATTAGATGAGAATGTAAAAGAAGTAAATGGAAAACTAGATCAATTAAAAGAATTAGATAAACAAATAAGATTAATTCAAGGTAGTGGAAAATCTCCTAACGATTTAATGGATGAAAGAGATAAAATACTTGATGATTTAAGTTTTAAAATGAACATACACGATGAAGATGTTCAAAAGTTAATGAAAAATAAAATTGAAAATGGAAAAGACATTACTATAGATGATCTTAAAGCAATAAAAACTGTATCAGGAGAAATAAAAGGTTCTCTAGAAATGATTGAAAAAATAAATGGTTTTAAAGAAGATGTAAAAGAATTAGCTAAAGGAATAAATGATAGTGTAAATAAAGCTTTAGGTATGGACTTTTTCGAAGTTGGAACAAAACCAATTTTAAAAGTAAAAGATGATATATTAAACAAGACTACAGATATAAATGTATCTGCAGATACAGCTCAAAAACTGTATAAATTAAAAGATGCAAAAGTTTCTATAGGAAAAGATAATATTACTATAAATAACTTCTATAATGATACGATTCAAAGGCTTGGAAATGAGTGCCAAGAAGTTAGAAGAAATGAAAAGAATCAGAGTAAGATGATAAAAGAAATACAAACTTCAAAACTTAATGTTTCTGGAGTATCTTTAGATGAAGAAATGATAAGTCTAGTTCAATATCAACATGCATACAATGCAAGTGCTAAGGTAGTATCGACTATAAACTCATTATTAGATGTTGTAATTAATGGGCTAATAAGATAA
- a CDS encoding flagellar protein FlgN produces MNPELKVIIYEERKLFNKLLNLLDEQHDYIVNKEVTKMDKIAKELESLAREIAKIEIQRREITSSDISMSSLIENCEDEKIKEAYNEITSNIKMIELQKETNQTLLKHRLFFTKKMMNVIKPNQGIGTYDAYGQVGK; encoded by the coding sequence TTGAATCCAGAATTAAAAGTTATAATTTATGAAGAAAGAAAGCTATTTAACAAATTACTTAATTTATTAGATGAACAACATGATTACATAGTTAATAAAGAAGTAACAAAGATGGATAAGATAGCAAAAGAATTAGAAAGTTTAGCAAGAGAAATAGCAAAGATTGAAATACAAAGAAGAGAGATAACTTCATCAGATATCTCTATGAGCTCTTTGATTGAAAACTGCGAAGATGAAAAAATCAAAGAAGCTTACAATGAGATAACATCTAACATAAAAATGATAGAACTTCAAAAAGAAACAAATCAAACACTTTTAAAACATAGATTGTTTTTTACAAAGAAAATGATGAATGTTATAAAACCAAATCAAGGAATAGGTACTTACGATGCATATGGACAAGTAGGTAAGTAG
- the flgM gene encoding flagellar biosynthesis anti-sigma factor FlgM, whose translation MKVTNDSKVAFNNIYKMEKVKNHNNYNNKNSADRLELSELGKYLSKVNSKEEVMDMEKVNKLKKQIESGTYKIDSRALAKKIIEKL comes from the coding sequence TTGAAAGTTACTAATGATAGCAAGGTAGCGTTTAATAATATATATAAGATGGAAAAAGTAAAAAATCACAATAATTATAATAATAAAAATAGTGCAGATAGATTAGAACTATCTGAACTAGGAAAATATTTAAGCAAAGTTAACTCAAAAGAAGAAGTGATGGATATGGAAAAAGTTAATAAACTTAAAAAACAAATAGAAAGTGGTACTTATAAAATCGACTCTAGAGCTTTAGCTAAAAAGATAATAGAGAAACTTTAG
- a CDS encoding FliM/FliN family flagellar motor switch protein translates to MQKQGETQFVYEPKFEQLVEGEKEAINAVESIAQAAMKLEVEVGYTHQKIEKIVNLKVGDVLVLEKSLEDPLDINVNGVNIASGESMIIHDKIAVRLSKIKSMQEED, encoded by the coding sequence ATGCAAAAACAAGGAGAAACACAATTCGTTTATGAGCCTAAATTTGAACAGTTAGTAGAAGGCGAAAAAGAGGCTATAAATGCTGTAGAGTCAATAGCTCAAGCAGCAATGAAACTAGAAGTAGAGGTGGGATATACTCATCAAAAAATAGAAAAAATAGTAAATCTTAAAGTCGGTGATGTGTTAGTACTTGAAAAAAGCTTAGAAGACCCATTAGATATAAATGTAAATGGTGTAAATATAGCTAGTGGTGAGAGTATGATAATACATGATAAAATAGCCGTAAGACTATCAAAGATAAAATCAATGCAAGAAGAAGATTAA
- a CDS encoding YaaR family protein, giving the protein MKIREFKVLTESSNIEARKVKPGASFHDSFNQINRLKTKEEVDGYINQIKDLGKQLVNTKGYSDVIRYKQVIQKYLKSVVNYAYEVDRKDSFWNNNYFRTVNVVNEKLESLTRDFLSDEKENIDIASKIDDINGLLIDLYM; this is encoded by the coding sequence ATGAAAATAAGAGAGTTCAAAGTTTTAACAGAAAGTAGTAATATAGAAGCGAGGAAAGTAAAACCAGGGGCAAGTTTTCACGATAGCTTTAATCAAATAAATAGACTAAAAACAAAAGAAGAAGTTGACGGATATATAAATCAAATTAAAGACCTAGGAAAGCAATTAGTGAATACTAAAGGTTATTCTGATGTCATTAGATATAAGCAAGTTATCCAAAAATACTTAAAATCTGTTGTAAACTATGCCTATGAAGTAGATAGAAAAGATAGCTTTTGGAATAATAATTACTTTAGGACTGTAAATGTCGTAAATGAAAAGCTAGAAAGTTTAACAAGAGATTTTTTAAGTGATGAAAAAGAAAATATTGATATAGCATCAAAAATAGATGACATTAATGGATTATTAATTGATTTATATATGTAG
- a CDS encoding GGDEF domain-containing phosphodiesterase: protein MNYRHLIKIREKILLRKKKKDKLTGVYNRDYFQKYTSKKLNGTIIRVRVEGINFISLNYGVEKGEMLFSSIARRLNQICNFNEMLLSRTSRYDFTVYASVLDSKSISQFIENTMTMLINSIEEIYKIYINFNMAAVIYEKENLDIHDATNKLDVCMTNLLKKGSTFEIYNDKYDDCISIKSIEKGIENGEIKVYYQPKVNLKNGKIAGVEALIRWFSEEHGYIPPDKIIEFCEECGYINILGKWILENACRDIKYLNETMNTNIDLSVNISPHQLDKENFTVDLVQSLKKIKFKFDLLKLEITESENIEGIIKINEIINEIKRTGIKISIDDFGKGFNSINYIKNYNVDEIKLDKSLVEYMNINPMFIESLINMIHTTKAKVVAEGVETELEYRKLKNTGCDLVQGYFCYKPMSLYELIDAVGEEKYMSNKELNMI, encoded by the coding sequence ATGAATTATAGGCACTTAATAAAAATAAGAGAAAAAATACTCTTGCGAAAGAAAAAGAAAGATAAATTAACAGGAGTATATAATAGAGATTATTTTCAAAAATACACAAGTAAAAAATTAAATGGAACTATAATAAGAGTCAGAGTAGAGGGCATTAATTTTATAAGTTTAAATTATGGAGTTGAAAAGGGTGAAATGTTATTTTCATCAATAGCTAGAAGACTAAATCAAATTTGTAATTTTAATGAGATGCTTTTATCTAGGACATCAAGGTATGATTTTACTGTGTATGCATCTGTTTTAGATAGCAAATCAATAAGTCAATTTATAGAAAATACAATGACGATGTTAATAAATAGTATAGAAGAGATTTACAAAATATATATAAATTTTAATATGGCAGCAGTTATATATGAAAAAGAGAATTTAGACATACATGATGCAACGAACAAGTTAGATGTATGTATGACGAATTTATTAAAAAAAGGAAGTACATTTGAAATATATAATGATAAATATGATGACTGTATAAGTATAAAATCTATAGAAAAAGGTATTGAAAATGGAGAGATAAAGGTATATTATCAACCAAAAGTTAACCTGAAAAATGGGAAAATAGCCGGAGTTGAAGCTCTAATAAGGTGGTTTAGCGAGGAACATGGTTATATACCACCAGATAAAATAATAGAGTTTTGTGAAGAGTGCGGATATATAAACATATTAGGTAAATGGATACTAGAAAATGCATGTAGAGATATAAAATATTTAAATGAAACAATGAATACAAATATAGATTTATCAGTTAATATATCCCCACATCAACTAGATAAAGAAAATTTTACTGTAGATTTAGTACAAAGTTTAAAAAAAATTAAATTTAAATTTGACTTATTGAAACTTGAAATAACAGAAAGTGAAAATATAGAAGGCATAATAAAAATAAATGAGATAATAAATGAAATAAAAAGAACTGGAATAAAGATTTCAATAGATGATTTTGGTAAAGGATTTAATTCTATTAACTATATAAAAAACTATAATGTAGATGAAATAAAACTAGATAAGTCTTTAGTAGAGTATATGAATATAAATCCAATGTTTATTGAAAGTCTAATAAATATGATTCATACAACTAAAGCAAAAGTTGTAGCTGAAGGAGTAGAAACGGAACTTGAATATAGAAAATTGAAAAACACAGGATGTGATTTAGTTCAAGGCTACTTTTGCTATAAACCGATGAGCTTATATGAATTAATAGATGCGGTTGGAGAAGAAAAATATATGAGCAATAAAGAGTTAAATATGATTTAA
- a CDS encoding lytic transglycosylase domain-containing protein produces the protein MINNIDLLKMAALMSNNYTSGCSCNCNKTNEAFDMLIMGLIKAISNTNPIVSSSKNINQIIQPKVQDHNLETVNTVHNSNKLKLGSKNQNINTQIDNAIAISSQKYGVDSNLIRAIIKVESDFNPKCESSAGAKGLMQLMPENCRDLGINDPFDIVQNIDGGTRHIKEYLDRYNGNKEMALMAYNGGPTRMSRRGVKSPEDIYLMPRETQNYVPKVMKYYRV, from the coding sequence ATGATTAATAATATAGACTTATTAAAAATGGCAGCACTAATGTCAAATAATTATACAAGTGGCTGTAGTTGTAATTGTAATAAAACAAATGAAGCATTTGATATGTTGATAATGGGATTAATAAAAGCTATAAGTAATACAAATCCAATTGTAAGTAGTAGTAAAAATATAAATCAAATAATACAACCCAAGGTTCAAGATCATAATCTAGAAACAGTAAATACAGTACATAACAGTAATAAACTAAAACTAGGCTCTAAAAATCAAAATATAAATACACAGATAGATAATGCTATAGCTATATCATCGCAAAAGTATGGAGTTGATAGCAATTTAATAAGAGCAATAATCAAAGTAGAGTCAGATTTTAATCCAAAATGTGAATCATCAGCAGGGGCGAAGGGTTTAATGCAGTTAATGCCGGAAAACTGTAGAGACTTAGGAATAAATGATCCATTTGATATAGTACAAAATATAGATGGAGGAACAAGACATATAAAAGAATACTTAGATAGATATAACGGAAATAAAGAAATGGCTTTAATGGCATACAATGGAGGGCCGACAAGAATGAGTAGAAGAGGAGTTAAATCTCCTGAAGATATATATTTAATGCCAAGAGAAACACAAAATTACGTACCTAAGGTAATGAAATATTATAGAGTATAA
- a CDS encoding TraB/GumN family protein: MIIVTSIIENISTPKAKGIYFKATKGNNSIYLICTIPYIDKHTNFLSGNLTKVLYNTDVLLVNENIYTSKNSCSSKNHQLKYYLNKEEEKNFNALLKYFNLNYKDIANLTPYKFLEVIDKLLAYKSGLTENKFDSYLTNIYIKDKKEIVALKDYNSNTFYINKFKKLINSFTYNSMKTKIDFSKKVVKAFIDGNARFFEENSYRFDNTENYTINHMTSDKIDSLINDKKTYAVAISYYSLFGKNGILHILKSNGYTIKYIK; the protein is encoded by the coding sequence ATGATAATAGTTACTTCAATCATAGAGAATATATCCACTCCTAAAGCTAAAGGAATTTATTTTAAAGCTACTAAAGGAAATAATTCTATATATCTAATTTGTACTATTCCTTACATAGACAAACATACTAACTTTCTAAGTGGAAATTTAACAAAGGTTTTGTATAATACTGATGTACTTTTAGTAAATGAGAATATATATACATCTAAAAACAGTTGTTCCTCAAAAAATCATCAATTAAAATACTATTTAAATAAAGAAGAAGAAAAAAACTTTAATGCTTTATTAAAGTATTTTAATTTAAATTATAAAGATATAGCTAATTTAACTCCTTATAAATTTTTAGAAGTTATTGATAAATTATTAGCTTATAAATCTGGTTTAACAGAAAATAAATTTGACAGTTATTTAACTAATATATATATAAAAGATAAAAAAGAAATAGTAGCTTTAAAGGATTATAATTCTAATACGTTTTATATAAATAAATTTAAAAAACTAATTAATTCTTTCACTTATAATTCCATGAAAACAAAAATAGATTTTTCAAAAAAAGTTGTGAAAGCTTTCATTGATGGAAATGCAAGATTTTTTGAAGAAAACTCTTATAGATTTGATAATACTGAAAACTACACCATTAACCATATGACTTCAGATAAAATAGATTCCTTAATAAATGATAAGAAAACCTATGCAGTAGCTATAAGTTATTACTCCTTATTTGGCAAAAATGGTATTCTACATATTTTGAAGTCTAATGGTTATACAATTAAATATATTAAGTAA
- a CDS encoding mechanosensitive ion channel family protein: MTTNVAESVTNEVEKLSNMPLDKLTEHFISWVTSYGIKLIIGLLAIFIGLKVIKKVVKHFTKFLEKKSVDITLTKFLHAFVEISLKLLLFIIILGYWDVQLTGFAALIASGGVAIGLALQGSLSNFAGGFIILLIRPFKVGDYIETGIYQGTVEEIGLFYTKLTTIDNKLILIPNGTLSNGSLVNYSAKATRRVDLVFNVSYDNDINHVKNVLSDIVKTQDLILYDPAPFVGMVAHGPSSIDFAVRVWCDSKNYWTIHASLLEKVKIKFDEEGINIPYPQMDVHIKNN; encoded by the coding sequence TTGACTACTAATGTAGCCGAATCAGTAACTAATGAAGTTGAAAAATTAAGTAATATGCCCTTAGATAAATTAACTGAACACTTTATAAGTTGGGTAACAAGCTATGGAATAAAACTTATAATTGGTCTTCTAGCTATATTCATAGGTTTAAAAGTTATAAAAAAAGTAGTAAAACACTTTACTAAGTTTTTAGAAAAAAAATCTGTAGATATAACACTTACCAAGTTTTTACATGCTTTTGTAGAAATATCTTTAAAATTATTATTATTTATAATAATACTTGGATACTGGGATGTCCAACTTACAGGATTTGCTGCTTTAATAGCATCTGGAGGGGTTGCTATAGGTTTAGCTCTTCAAGGAAGTTTATCTAACTTTGCTGGAGGCTTTATAATCTTATTAATTAGACCTTTCAAAGTTGGAGATTACATAGAAACAGGTATATACCAAGGTACTGTAGAAGAAATAGGTCTTTTTTACACTAAACTTACTACTATAGATAATAAATTGATATTAATCCCTAATGGAACTTTATCAAATGGAAGTTTAGTAAACTATTCTGCTAAAGCAACAAGAAGAGTTGATTTAGTTTTTAATGTTAGTTATGACAATGACATAAATCATGTTAAAAATGTCTTAAGTGATATAGTTAAAACTCAAGACCTTATTCTATATGATCCAGCTCCTTTTGTAGGAATGGTTGCTCATGGTCCAAGTTCAATAGATTTTGCAGTTAGAGTTTGGTGTGATTCTAAAAATTATTGGACTATACATGCTAGCTTACTAGAAAAAGTTAAAATTAAATTTGATGAAGAGGGAATCAATATTCCTTATCCTCAAATGGATGTTCATATAAAAAATAACTAA
- the galU gene encoding UTP--glucose-1-phosphate uridylyltransferase GalU — MKKRVRKAIIPAAGLGTRFLPATKSQPKEMLPIVDKPTLQYIIEEAVNSGIEEILIVTGRSKKSIEDHFDRSIELELELEQKGKLDMLKIVQDISNMVDIYFIRQKEPKGLGHAIYCAKSFVGDEPFAVLLGDDIVDSEKPCLKQLIGAYDEYNTSILGVQEVAKENTDKYGILDVKHIEDRVYKVNDMVEKPKVEEAPSNIAILGRYIITPAIFEILENQKPGKGGEIQLTDALKTLGEHEAIYAYNFEGKRYDVGDKLGFLKATVDYALKRPELKSDFIEFLKEKVSLENNSKEDIIDEAAITKEE; from the coding sequence ATGAAAAAGAGAGTTAGAAAAGCAATAATACCAGCAGCTGGACTTGGAACAAGATTTTTACCAGCAACAAAATCACAACCAAAGGAAATGCTACCAATAGTTGACAAACCAACTCTTCAATATATAATAGAAGAAGCTGTAAATTCAGGAATAGAAGAAATATTAATTGTAACAGGAAGAAGTAAAAAATCTATAGAAGATCACTTTGACCGTAGTATAGAACTAGAGCTTGAACTTGAACAAAAAGGAAAATTAGATATGCTAAAAATAGTTCAAGATATATCTAATATGGTAGATATATATTTTATACGTCAAAAAGAACCTAAGGGACTTGGACATGCAATATATTGTGCAAAAAGCTTTGTTGGAGATGAACCATTTGCTGTACTTTTAGGAGATGATATAGTAGATAGTGAGAAACCTTGTTTAAAGCAACTTATAGGAGCTTATGATGAATATAATACTTCTATATTAGGAGTTCAAGAAGTAGCAAAAGAAAATACAGATAAATATGGAATACTAGATGTTAAACATATTGAAGATAGAGTTTACAAAGTAAATGATATGGTAGAAAAGCCTAAGGTAGAAGAAGCACCATCAAATATTGCTATATTAGGAAGATATATAATTACTCCAGCTATATTTGAAATACTTGAAAATCAAAAACCAGGAAAAGGTGGAGAAATTCAACTTACAGATGCCCTAAAAACTTTAGGGGAACATGAAGCTATATATGCATATAACTTTGAAGGAAAAAGATATGATGTTGGAGATAAGTTAGGATTTTTAAAAGCAACAGTTGATTATGCATTAAAAAGACCAGAACTTAAGTCTGACTTTATAGAGTTTTTAAAAGAGAAGGTAAGTTTAGAAAATAACTCTAAAGAAGATATAATAGATGAAGCTGCTATAACAAAAGAAGAATAA
- the murJ gene encoding murein biosynthesis integral membrane protein MurJ, producing the protein MSNLAKSAFWLMVVTMLSKVLGFAREIVLGYFYGTSAYSDIYITAMNIPLVVFAAIGSALATTFIPLYHEALEEGGKKGALKFSNNIIGIVSILSILLAILGYIFAEPLVKLFAMNFTGEKLELTIHFVRIMIIGILFIGLSYIMTSYLQIQGDFTIPGMIGFPNNIIIIISIIMSAIMKNIDILAIGGLLAMLSQFLFQVPFAIKKGFKFKLSIDFKDKYLRKMLWLVLPVFIGVAVTQVNTMVDRSLASGLGDGVITSLNNANRLNGFVLGLFIATLGAIIYPTLSKLSTENNKEKFAESVATSVNCVNLVSLPTTIGAIVLATPVVRILFQRGAFDERSTALTATALVFYSVGMVGVGLRDILGKVFYSLKDTKTPMINGIIAVILNIVLNIALVKVMGHGGLALATSLSAIICILLLFGSLKKKIGYYGQDKIKSTFLKSLISSLIMGVVTYFIYKFLSGMLGLGFIQEAISLGVSVAIGAIVYAILVVALKVEEIDMLIDMIKKKIGKA; encoded by the coding sequence ATGAGTAATTTAGCAAAATCAGCATTTTGGCTTATGGTAGTCACTATGCTATCAAAGGTATTAGGGTTTGCAAGAGAAATAGTACTTGGATATTTTTATGGAACAAGTGCATATAGTGATATATATATAACAGCAATGAATATACCACTAGTAGTATTTGCTGCAATTGGTTCAGCTTTAGCTACAACTTTTATACCATTATACCATGAGGCGCTAGAAGAAGGTGGGAAAAAAGGTGCACTAAAGTTTTCAAATAATATTATTGGGATAGTTAGTATACTTAGTATATTGTTAGCGATACTTGGATATATATTTGCAGAACCATTGGTAAAATTATTTGCAATGAATTTTACGGGGGAGAAGTTGGAATTAACTATTCACTTTGTAAGAATAATGATAATAGGAATATTATTTATAGGATTGAGTTATATAATGACTTCATACTTACAAATTCAAGGGGATTTTACTATACCAGGTATGATAGGATTTCCAAATAATATAATAATAATAATATCTATTATTATGAGTGCTATTATGAAAAATATAGATATATTAGCTATAGGTGGATTACTTGCTATGTTATCGCAATTTTTATTTCAAGTTCCATTTGCAATAAAAAAAGGATTTAAGTTTAAATTATCAATAGACTTTAAAGATAAATATTTAAGAAAGATGTTATGGTTAGTATTACCTGTATTTATTGGAGTTGCAGTAACTCAAGTAAATACCATGGTAGATAGAAGCTTAGCATCAGGTTTGGGTGATGGAGTTATAACCTCGTTAAATAATGCTAATAGACTAAATGGATTTGTGTTAGGATTATTTATAGCAACTTTAGGAGCTATTATTTATCCTACACTTTCTAAGTTATCTACTGAAAATAATAAGGAAAAATTTGCGGAATCTGTAGCTACAAGTGTAAACTGTGTAAATTTAGTTTCATTACCAACTACTATAGGAGCTATAGTTTTAGCAACTCCTGTTGTTAGAATATTATTTCAAAGAGGTGCATTTGATGAAAGATCAACAGCTCTTACGGCAACAGCTTTAGTATTTTATTCAGTAGGTATGGTAGGTGTTGGATTAAGAGATATATTAGGAAAAGTATTTTACTCATTAAAAGATACTAAAACACCTATGATAAACGGAATAATAGCAGTTATTCTTAATATAGTTTTAAATATAGCTTTAGTAAAAGTTATGGGACATGGTGGGTTAGCATTAGCAACGAGTTTATCAGCTATTATATGTATATTATTACTATTTGGTAGCTTAAAGAAAAAAATAGGTTATTATGGACAAGATAAGATAAAAAGTACATTTTTAAAATCATTAATATCAAGTCTCATAATGGGAGTTGTAACATACTTTATATATAAATTTTTAAGTGGTATGTTAGGATTAGGATTTATACAAGAGGCTATATCTTTAGGTGTATCTGTAGCAATAGGGGCTATAGTTTATGCTATACTGGTAGTAGCTTTAAAAGTTGAAGAAATAGATATGCTTATTGATATGATAAAGAAGAAAATCGGGAAAGCTTAG